The Chelonoidis abingdonii isolate Lonesome George chromosome 11, CheloAbing_2.0, whole genome shotgun sequence genomic interval GCGCCTGCCGGATTCCAACGCTCGCAAACGGGACTTTCACCGCCACTTCGCTTCTAGTTTAACGagctccccctgccccggggTCGCAGCCTCCCCTGCACCAGCCTTGGCTTCCAGGCGCCCCCAGCGTGGCCACAGGCTTCCCCCTGTGCCCAGGGAGATGTATCAGGGCTTCCCCGGAGACTACGACTCCGCCTCCCGGTGCAGCTCGTCTCCTTCGGCCGAGTCCCAGTACCTGTCCTCGGTGGATTCTTTCGGGAGCCCCACGGGCGCCGCCGCCTCGCAGGTAAGGGAACAGGGGTGCTCGGGGGGAGCTCCTTGGACAGGCTgctggggagatggggtgggTTATTGTGGGATAGTACACAGCGATGGGGGGTGCGTACCCGAGAGGTCCGGCTTAACGATGGTGCTGGTATGGGGGGGTTATGGGGCCCAGGGACGTATGGGATATGGTAGCCGGGGNNNNNNNNNNNNNNNNNNNNNNNNNNNNNNNNNNNNNNNNNNNNNNNNNNNNNNNNNNNNNNNNNNNNNNNNNNNNNNNNNNNNNNNNNNNNNNNNNNNNNNNNNNNNNNNNNNNNNNNNNNNNNNNNNNNNNNNNNNNNNNNNNNNNNNNNNNNNNNNNNNNNNNNNNNNNNNNNNNNNNNNNNNNNNNNNNNNNNNNNNNNNNNNNNNNNNNNNNNNNNNNNNNNNNNNNNNNNNNNNNNNNNNNNNNNNNNNNNNNNNNNNNNNNNNNNNNNNNNNNNNNNNNNNNNNNNNNNNNNNNNNNNNNNNNNNNNNNNNNNNNNNNNNNNNNNNNNNNNNNNNNNNNNNNNNNNNNNNNNNNNNNNNNNNNNNNNNNNNNNNNNNNNNNNNNNNNNNNNNNNNNNNNNNNNNNNNNNNNNNNNNNNNNNNNNNNNNNNNNNNNNNNNNNNNNNNNNNNNNNNNNNNNNNNNNNNNNNNNNNNNNNNNNNNNNNNNNNNNNNNNNNNNNNNNNNNNNNNNNNNNNNNNNNNNNNNNNNNNNNNNNNNNNNNNNNNNNNNNNNNNNNNNNNNNNNNNNNNNNNNNNNNNNNNNNNNNNNNNNNNNNNNNNNNNNNNNNNNNNNNNNNNNNNNNNNNNNNNNNNNNNNNNNNNNNNNNNNNNNNNNNNNNNNNNNNNNNNNNNNNNNNNNNNNNNNNNNNNNNNNNNNNNNNNNNNNNNNNNNNNNNNNNNNNNNNNNNNNNNNNNNNNNNNNNNNNNNNNNNNNNNNNNNNNNNNNNNNNNNggggggggggggcggccccCGGGGGGGGTGGCCCCCCAGTGTTCCCCCCGGTTTGTGGGGGGGGCAGGTTCCCCCCCGTCTGGCTGGTGATAAATCTGGGGGAGCCGGTGGCTTCACCCCTTGTTTGATGCGTGGGGGGGTCGGTGATGCCCCCAAGCTGTGGTGACCAGAATGCTGGGCACGCAATGgagaggcccccccccccactcctttgaGGTTGTGGGGACAAGGGGTTCCCTGCCCGGGATTCTCTTCCTGCAATGGTGTCAGTGACCCCAccaggcatggggcagggacagccccTTTCTCCAaggatggaggggggggggggctcaccTGCCTGGTCAGCAAACCCTGGGCACCAGGAAGCCCCCAGGGATGGGGGCCAGGAGAGGGGGGCAGCTGGTAATGTCATGTCCCCTGTCAGAAGGGAACTGGCTGGAAAACTTGCAGCCTGTGGGGGACTGGGCCATGTCTCTAAGCAATCCCCATTCCCGTCCCACTAATGCCTCGCCCACTGCGTGGATCCCTGCGTTATTGCGAGGGTTCAGGTTGTGGAAGGAATCCCACCAACAGATCCGAAGATAGGCCCAGTAGGGACAGGAGTGTTATTTTTAGGCTTGTGCTGACTCTTGCGCTCTGAGGCCTGAAAAAGACCAAAGTCTGGGACTGCAAATAAAGGTCTCTTCTGCTCCAAAAAAAagagcagctcctgctgcttcctcaaACCTGCGTGTGAGACGCGCACAAAGCCCCTCTTCTGAGACAAGGGAGGGGAGCTCATGTCGGCTCTGCCGGAGCCTGACCTGCCTTCTCTGCAGAGCCATGTATAGCTGGGCCCTTTGGTCCGGTAACCTACAATAAACTAATTCAGGAGCCGGGGCTACTTGTGCAAATGGGGCATGGAGCCATTTGCTTCTAGTTTGTTACCTGAGCACCTGATCCAAGGTGCCAGCAGGGAATGGATctggtgggtctcagtccagttccttttGCCCAGGTGCCCACATTAAGCTGCCCCCTGACTGTTGCTAATTGCCGCCCCCCCTTGGCTCTCCTGGATGGGATGGGTCCCAGTGATTGAATTCAGCACACctcaggagcagggcagggggatgtCAGTACAGTGCAGCGTTTAGGCAATGCTTACATGTCTCAGGGCTGGCAATTCAACTCTCCAGAAGCCATCATGAGGGTAGAGGAACGTGAAACCTGCTGCACGGCTTTGTTCGTGTCAGGCCTGACTGTGTGTCATGGCAAGTGCTGACTGGCAGATGGGCCTGCAGGTGGGCTAGGGCGCACCCTCCCTGTGCTGGGTCATGGCTAGGGGGGCTCTGGattactgggggggagggggactatCTAACACCCAGTCTCTGGGAGGCGGGCGATAGTGGGCACTGGTTGCCACAGGCTGGGATTGGGGGAGATGTGTCCATGCCATGCTCTTGCCCAGCCCCTGACCACTTTCTGTGTCCTTGTGTTTCAGGAGTGCAGTGGCCTCGGGGAGATGCCCGGCTCCTTCGTGCCCACAGTCACTGCCATAACTACTAGCCAGGACCTGCAGTGGTTGGTGCAGCCCACACTGATCTCTTCCATGGCCCAGTCGCAGCCTCAGGGCCAACAGAtgtctcaccagcagcagcagccaccacctGCAGTGGACCCCTATGACCTGCCCGGGACCAGCTATGCCACCCCGGGGATGAGCGCCTACAGCGCTGGCCCCTCAACATCTGGAGCTGCTGCCCCGTCGCCCCGCTCTGCTCGGGCTCGGCCCCGGAGGACACGGGAGGAAACGGTGAGCTGGGCGGACTTGGGGGACATTCTTCTTCTGTCGAACTTCCTCTGGGGCATCAGCAACGAGGTTACTAACTCATCACTTACCCCCCTCACTGTGCCCCCCGGGAACCTGGCATCTGAGTGCCCGGTTAGTGAGAACCGCACCCAGCCATGTAGGGCACCCACGCAACCAGCTCAACTCCTCGGCCTGCATGGCAGGGCTGAGTGGGCACGGGAGGGGGCAGCATGATTTGGGCGGGGGGGGTGCTGCCAGTCCCAATGCAAGATGCCTGGGGGCTGCCCCAGGCAGAGTGATGTGGCTGGGAGTCTGGCTCAGCTGTGCCCTCAAGATGGGGAGAAGCTACAGGACTCCGTCCTCAGCTGGCGTAACCCAGTTATTCCTGCTGCTCTGacacaggctgcagggccttaGAAAATGGGGTATGGATATGGAGTGTACAGTCCCCGGTCCCCTGGGAACGAGAGCTGGTCTCCCCCAGTGGCTGTCCAGCAGCTGAGAGCTTGGTGTGGTTCCTAGTCAGACTGGTATCCCCATGGTgcgtggggaagggagggggccaCAGACTGCACTGGCGCGTAGGCAGAGCTCCCCATAACATGGGGCTGAGAGAGGCCCTAACacagagaggtggggctgggctaTCTGGCTGTGCTGCATGAGAGGGTAGGTGGGGAGGGCCCTGGGCCGGAGCCCCTGGCTGACCAGCCCCCTTGGTTGTTGCAGCTGacaccagaggaggaggagaagcgaCGCGTCCGCAGGGAGAGGAACAAGCTGGCAGCGGCCAAGTGCCGGAACCGGCGCCGGGAGCTGACGGACCGACTCCAGGCGGTGAGTGCTCACGGGGCCCCTTCCCGTggctccctgcacccccagctgtggctctgaTGCCGCATGCAGCACAGGTGCATGGTGGAGCTAGCCGTGAGCTCACTCCCTGCCCGTGCACAGAACAGCAGAGGTGGCTCCCTGTTCTGGTGCTGCAGCTGTCTGGGTGCTAGCAGGGCAGCTTGGGGCGAGCGCTTgggcagggtgtttctggggaagGTGGGCATCTTCCAGGGCCCTTTgctgtggggggggaggcagtctggtgggggtggggcacagtCTAGGCCTGCCACCTCCGAGGTACAAAAAGCAGGACATCCAGGATGATCCTGAGCCTGgccagctggttccccagggcaaAGCGAGCACCTGATCCCAAAAGGGATGGTCCTGGGAATAGCTGGGTGGGTGGCTCCTTTAGCTCAGTCTCCCTGATAAAACAGAACAGCCCCTTGAAGTGGCAGGAGTGGCACTGCCAGTGCTGGGCGCATCGTGCTGCTGCTTGCATCTCTCGCTTGCtggccccagggaggggagctgtgcCAGGGACGGGGGTAATAGCATAGTGGGGGGTGGAAAGGGGGTTCCTGAGACGGGAATTGGCACATCACTGGGTCTACAGTAGCAAAGTGCTCTGCAGCCCGGGGGTTGGCCGCGAGGGGGTGGCTTGGGGCATCCGGGTGCTAACCCTTGGCGAGGGGGCGATGTGTGTAGAGCAGACTCCCAGGCTGGCATAGCTTGGGGCCCGTAGTCCTGTTCTTCCTGGCCCCGCTGACCCtggctcccccttccctccaggaGACAGACCAGCTGGAGGAAGAGAAGGCAGGTCTGGAGTCTGAGATCGCGGAGCTGCAGAAGGAGAAAGAGCGCCTGGAATTTGTCCTTGTAGCTCACAAACCCAGCTGCAAAATCCCTTACGAGGACATGCCCGAGCTGGGCGGCCAGCCCGGCCCGTCGGCTGAGGTGAGCTCTCTGGGGGTGCCCGTCAAGGACGACCCGTTCGGGCCAGCTGCCTACCCATCTGTGCCCCTCCACTACCAGCAGAGCCTTGGCGTGCCGGCGCCGGGCGCGGCGGGCCCAGCGGAGGTAGCGTTTTCTAGTTCTTACTTTACACATGGTGAACCGCTGAGCGACCCGTACCCTGTTAACCCTTCATATACATCTTCGTTTGTGTTCACCTACCCAGAGGGATCTACCTGTGGAGCCACACACCAGCGGAACAGCAGCAGCGACCAGTCCTCGGACTCCTTGAATTCTCCCTCGCTACTCGCTTTGTGAAACATAAACCAAACAAAGCCAATCAAACCCGCACATGCAaacggggtgtgtgggggggacatgctgcaaactgccagcctgcagccgcactgcccgtGTGTGCCATTAGTTAACTGAGGGGACGGCGCGGGGGACCCCTCCCTACCCCCTCCCTTGCTGACACTTTGggggatttttggttttaatctggctggaggagcaggaagCTTTGGCACCGCCGCTATGAGCCGGGATGGATTGTGGAGCTGGGCCCGGCTCGCAGGGGCTGAGCTTCCTCTGTCTGTGGGCTAGTCTGACCCGGCTGGGGGCAGCAGATTGTGCGGcgtccctttcccccaccacctaCTGTGAGCAGCTGACCAAGGGACGGGACCTTGTGGGGAGCGGGCTGGGGGTtggttccccccctcccccattgacTCACTTCCAAAATACCCCCCCACTCTGCATCTTGTGGCTCCTGGCTGCCCCCCTGCAGGAGTGTggctctgcctgggctgggggcagctgtGGAGCACTGAGGCAGGGGCCCATGTCCCCAGTTGCCTCCACTCTTGCTCTGAGGAGCTCTGTGGCTACAGCAGGGGGGCACCGGCTCCCTCCCTGTGGGGCTGAGCCAGAGccccctgggctgggcaggagctTGGCCTAGTGCTGCCTCTGGCTGTCCGAGCCACCCTGCCCCTCGGTCTCTGCCCTTGCTCGGTCTTTCctggtgggggagctggggagtgTGGCTGCAATGTCAGGAGATGGCCTGGGGCCCGTCCGTCCCCCTGAGATACTGTGAACGGCCCCCACCCCCTGTACAGCTCCTGCTttcgctgctgttgtgagcacaTGGTGTGCGTGTCCCCCACAGGCTCCAGCCCCTCTGTCCCTAAACTGGCCCATGTGTGGGCTGAGCCTTCCCTTCTGGTGGCTTTTACTCCCATCATTACACCCCCCCGGGGGGCTCTTTGCTGCCACCATGACCCCCCCCCAGAGAAGCCTATGTTCCATTGACCCCCAAGCCTCCAACAGCAAGGGCCTGATAATGCCATGGGAAAGACACCAGGTGCCACTGTGCCCCACTGCAGGCCTTGTGGGGCTGTGAGACTGTGCACAGGCCAGAGAGCCCATCCCTGCTGGCAGCTTTAagccctgggcctcagctccaggaggtgggggTCCCTCCTGCTCCTCGGGGCCCTGTGCCCAGCCTGCCCCGACCTTTCCTGCTGGGGGAAGAGTTGCAGCGCCGGCTATCCCCCAGTTCAgccctgtggtggtggtgggggggtctcCCTGGGCTCgctgagcaggggctgccctGCCGTCCCCTGTAGCTAGCGCCCCCGCGTGTGTAGACCTGCCGCCGCTTTGGGCCGTGCCGTCCGCCCCGTCGTCGCCAGCGCGTCGAGCGGGAGAGCCGTGTTGCTTCTATCGCCGGGCCAGCCGCCGCCGCGTGCCGTGTTCCGTACCCTCGTGACCAAGCTTTGCCCGTGTTTCGCTTTGTTCTgagcgctgggggggggggggggggggattgctGCGGCGCTCTGCGTCTGGGACAgcgctgggggatggggagagtttaggttttttaatgatgattttcCTGTGCTGTATTTTGTGACTTGTGTTTATTGGGCAGCTGGGGGGGCCCGTGGCAACGCCCAGTGCCCCTCCCAGCCTGCGCTGACTCCTCTGCAAAGTGGCCAATAAAAACAGCTTTGAACATGCACCGTTTTTATTCACCCCGGGTCTGTTTGTCGAGCCAGGCCTAGTGCAGGTCGTGTCACTCCCAGCGTCTGCTTGGCTTGCTCCTCCCTTCACTGCCTGTCACCCGTGGAGCAGGGGACTGTGCCCTGAAATCCTCAGCGGTGGTTTCTGGGGTGCCGGATGGTAGCAGCTCCCCTGTGGCtggcaggagtgggaagagagcACCTGCCCCTTCTCTTAGGGGTCACAGGCTTTCTCTGAGCATCGATCCTCCCCCTAACTGTTAGCACGTGGTGGTGttgggcccagctccctgcacgGGCGGGCCGAGTATCCCGCAGCCTCGGCTCAGCAGGGAgggacccctcccccaggggcggTGCAGCCTGGGAAGTTGAGCCCCTCAGCAAGGCCTGAGGCTGTGCCCTTGTGCCCTTCCCTGCCTGTTGTAGGGGTGATCAGCGTAGCAGGGTTAGGGCAAgcctggggctgggcctgggccaGTGCatttgccctggtgtctggcccTTGTACCTACAGGTGCAGTCCTGGTCCAGGCAGCTGCCCCGTTCAGCTtcctggggcgggggtggggaggtctcccagcccaggccctgctcctcgCTCCCCTTacagggcaggggagcagctggcTGGCCCCACCTCTGTCTCCTAGTCCCTTCACTAAGGGAAGCTCCCCTTCCAGCTCAGGGTGCGGGTCCTGGGTGCTGCAGCAGGGCCTCCATAACcaactgcctgcctgctgctccagAAGGCTCCAGGCTGCATTGGGGCAAGAACTGGGCTCAACTAGCTCCAGCCAGGCTCAGCACAGGGCTGGCACCCTGGGGTGGCAGCgcccaggaggggctgggctgcaggaggtTCTGCAGAGAAAGGCCCCCAGCTCCTGATTGGGGGTAATTAAAAAGCCAACCCCTGACtgcagcagacttactcagcatAGGCGGCCCTcgctggggggggggtggcccCCTTGGGTCGGCCCCACAGCAGGCACTGAACTTTCCCTCCGCACCTGGTGGTGGGGAGTCCGATGCTGCACCCTGGCGTCCAGCTCGGGCAGGTGCATTGTAAAGATGATGCaggaaaaggggggagggtgtAGCACCCACTCCAGAACTGCTGCCAGGGTGGGGCCGGCGCTCCTGGGGGCTGGCCGAGCATGAGGTGACTGGAGCCGTGTCAAAGCACTTTTAGCTGATGCTGGGGACGCTGGGATTAGAGTTCAGGCCGGGGGTGGAAGTTGACTAACCACTGGAATgattcctcctgccccaccacacacactcttcAAGCCAAGGGGCCTCAAACTTTTGTCAGGCCAAAACCTGCGCCGACTTTTCCCAGGCGAGCAGGGGCTGTGTCGTCACCCTTTGTTAATTACAAATTGCAGCAAACCCCTTTCCCTGGgaatttttcctcttttaaatcTTGAAATGCTGGAGTTTCCAGCTGGTCACTAGTGCCCAGCAAAGAACagcacccagagccccctggggcAGGCACCCTGCTGCCAGCTCTGCCTGGCCGGAAGATGCTTCCGCCAACGTGGGGTAGGCAGGAGATCAGCCCAGACTAGACACTTTTTGCTGCTGTGGGCTGAAGTCTTTGTGCAGCTCAAGggttccctgcctcccccaa includes:
- the FOSB gene encoding protein FosB isoform X1, with the protein product MYQGFPGDYDSASRCSSSPSAESQYLSSVDSFGSPTGAAASQECSGLGEMPGSFVPTVTAITTSQDLQWLVQPTLISSMAQSQPQGQQMSHQQQQPPPAVDPYDLPGTSYATPGMSAYSAGPSTSGAAAPSPRSARARPRRTREETLTPEEEEKRRVRRERNKLAAAKCRNRRRELTDRLQAETDQLEEEKAGLESEIAELQKEKERLEFVLVAHKPSCKIPYEDMPELGGQPGPSAEVSSLGVPVKDDPFGPAAYPSVPLHYQQSLGVPAPGAAGPAEVAFSSSYFTHGEPLSDPYPVNPSYTSSFVFTYPEGSTCGATHQRNSSSDQSSDSLNSPSLLAL
- the FOSB gene encoding protein FosB isoform X2 — its product is MYQGFPGDYDSASRCSSSPSAESQYLSSVDSFGSPTGAAASQECSGLGEMPGSFVPTVTAITTSQDLQWLVQPTLISSMAQSQPQGQQMSHQQQQPPPAVDPYDLPGTSYATPGMSAYSAGPSTSGAAAPSPRSARARPRRTREETLTPEEEEKRRVRRERNKLAAAKCRNRRRELTDRLQAETDQLEEEKAGLESEIAELQKEKERLEFVLVAHKPSCKIPYEDMPELGGQPGPSAERDLPVEPHTSGTAAATSPRTP